The following proteins come from a genomic window of Ferrovibrio sp. MS7:
- a CDS encoding xanthine dehydrogenase family protein molybdopterin-binding subunit yields MTELKPLSRRGFLATAGAATAGLTLGFHIPFGEAQAQGSIPPEINAWVVVKPDDTVVIRIARSEMGQGSLTGLAQLVAEELECNWAKVTTEYPTPGQNLARNRAWGNFSTGGSRGIRESHDYVRKGGAAARMMLVQAAAEQWKVPVAECMAANSVVTHRPSGRTLRYGQLADAAGKLPVPTDVALKDPKDWKIAGKPLKRLDTVDKLTGKQVYGADLQLPGMLNAAIKDCPVFGGKVKSFDAAAAMKKPGVKKVVQVGDSAVAVIADTWWRAKTALDDMAIVWDEGQHANVSSESIAAMLREGLEAKEAAVGNKVGEALTVLAQGAPAGGRIVSATYGYPFQNHATMEPMNATAKWTPDFCEVWTPTQNGEAALAAASEASGLPPAKCEVYKLHLGGGFGRRGAVHDWVRQAVAIAKEMPGVPVKLLWSREEDMLHGRYHPVTQCKMTASLDANGDVQALHMRISGQSIVAGIFPQNIRNGVDPVVFQGLNPPGPEASIGYSFPNLLIDHAMRNPHVPPGFWRGVNLNQNTIYLECFIDELAKAANKDPLEFRRKLMANHPKHRAVLEAVAEKAGWGKPAPAGVFRGLAQCMGFGAYVAACAEVSVSKEGKVKVHRIVASTDPGHVVNPQQVEAQIEGSFVYGLTAALHGECTVAKGRIEQENFDTYPMMRIDEMPKVESVLIPSGGFWGGVGEPTIAVAAPAVLNAIFAATGKRVRSLPLKNHDLKSA; encoded by the coding sequence ATGACTGAACTCAAGCCGCTCTCCCGCCGTGGTTTTCTCGCCACTGCTGGTGCCGCCACCGCCGGGCTGACGCTCGGTTTTCACATCCCCTTTGGTGAAGCCCAGGCGCAGGGCAGCATCCCGCCGGAAATCAATGCCTGGGTGGTGGTGAAGCCTGACGACACCGTGGTGATCCGCATTGCCCGCTCGGAAATGGGCCAGGGCTCGCTCACCGGCCTGGCGCAGCTCGTCGCCGAGGAACTGGAATGCAATTGGGCCAAGGTGACGACGGAATACCCGACGCCGGGCCAGAACCTGGCGCGCAACCGAGCCTGGGGCAATTTCTCCACCGGCGGCAGCAGAGGCATCCGTGAGTCGCATGATTATGTGCGCAAGGGCGGTGCCGCCGCCCGCATGATGCTGGTGCAGGCCGCCGCCGAGCAATGGAAAGTGCCGGTGGCCGAATGCATGGCGGCCAACAGCGTCGTCACCCATCGCCCCTCGGGCCGCACGCTGCGCTATGGCCAGCTCGCGGACGCCGCCGGCAAGCTGCCGGTGCCGACCGATGTGGCGCTCAAGGACCCGAAGGACTGGAAGATTGCCGGCAAGCCGCTGAAGCGCCTCGATACGGTGGACAAGCTCACCGGCAAGCAGGTCTATGGCGCCGATCTGCAACTGCCCGGCATGCTCAATGCCGCGATCAAGGATTGCCCGGTCTTCGGCGGCAAGGTGAAGAGTTTCGACGCGGCCGCGGCGATGAAGAAGCCGGGTGTGAAGAAAGTCGTCCAGGTTGGCGATTCCGCCGTGGCGGTGATTGCCGATACCTGGTGGCGGGCCAAGACCGCGCTGGATGACATGGCCATCGTCTGGGACGAAGGCCAGCATGCCAATGTCTCGAGCGAGAGCATTGCCGCCATGCTGCGCGAGGGCCTGGAGGCCAAGGAAGCCGCTGTCGGCAACAAGGTCGGCGAGGCGCTGACTGTATTGGCGCAGGGTGCCCCGGCGGGCGGCCGCATCGTCAGCGCCACCTACGGCTATCCGTTCCAGAATCACGCCACCATGGAGCCGATGAACGCGACGGCAAAGTGGACGCCGGATTTCTGCGAGGTGTGGACACCGACGCAGAATGGTGAGGCGGCACTGGCTGCTGCCTCGGAAGCTTCCGGCCTGCCGCCGGCGAAATGCGAGGTCTACAAGCTGCATCTCGGCGGCGGCTTCGGCCGGCGCGGCGCGGTGCATGACTGGGTGCGCCAGGCGGTTGCCATCGCCAAGGAGATGCCGGGCGTGCCAGTGAAGCTCCTGTGGTCGCGCGAAGAAGACATGCTGCATGGCCGCTATCATCCGGTCACGCAATGCAAGATGACGGCGTCGCTGGATGCCAATGGCGATGTGCAGGCGCTGCATATGCGGATTTCCGGCCAGTCCATCGTTGCCGGCATCTTCCCGCAGAATATCCGCAACGGCGTCGATCCGGTGGTGTTCCAGGGCCTCAACCCGCCGGGGCCGGAAGCCTCCATCGGCTACAGCTTCCCGAACCTGCTGATCGACCATGCCATGCGCAACCCGCATGTGCCACCGGGCTTCTGGCGCGGGGTGAACCTGAACCAGAACACCATCTATCTCGAATGCTTCATTGATGAGCTGGCGAAAGCCGCGAACAAGGACCCGCTGGAATTCCGCCGCAAGCTGATGGCCAACCACCCGAAGCACCGCGCGGTGCTGGAGGCGGTGGCTGAAAAGGCCGGCTGGGGCAAACCAGCGCCGGCCGGGGTGTTCCGTGGGCTGGCGCAATGCATGGGCTTCGGTGCTTACGTGGCCGCCTGCGCCGAGGTCTCGGTGTCGAAGGAAGGCAAGGTGAAGGTGCATCGCATCGTCGCCTCCACCGATCCGGGTCATGTGGTGAATCCGCAGCAGGTCGAAGCGCAGATCGAAGGCTCCTTCGTCTATGGCCTCACGGCAGCGCTGCATGGCGAATGCACCGTGGCAAAGGGCCGTATCGAGCAGGAAAATTTCGATACCTACCCGATGATGCGGATCGACGAGATGCCGAAGGTGGAGAGCGTGCTGATTCCGTCCGGCGGTTTCTGGGGCGGCGTCGGCGAACCGACCATCGCCGTGGCGGCGCCGGCGGTGCTGAACGCGATCTTCGCCGCCACCGGCAAGCGGGTGCGCAGTCTGCCGCTGAAGAACCACGATCTGAAATCCGCCTGA
- the soxX gene encoding sulfur oxidation c-type cytochrome SoxX has translation MALLGFPALAQPALAQSDELRQPLEPGLVGDATRGRAIVVSRQKGLCLLCHSGPFAEERFQGSLAPSLAGAGARWNVAQLRLRIADSRAVNPDSLMPSYYRIEGLRQVGAAWQDKPILTAQEIEDVVAFLATLRE, from the coding sequence TTGGCGTTGCTGGGCTTTCCTGCGCTGGCCCAGCCGGCATTGGCGCAGTCCGATGAACTGCGCCAGCCGCTGGAGCCGGGGCTTGTTGGCGATGCCACACGTGGCCGCGCCATCGTGGTCAGTCGGCAGAAGGGCCTCTGCCTGCTCTGCCATAGCGGGCCGTTCGCCGAGGAGCGCTTCCAGGGCAGTCTGGCGCCGAGCCTCGCCGGGGCGGGGGCGCGGTGGAATGTGGCGCAGTTACGGTTGCGTATCGCCGATTCCCGGGCGGTGAACCCGGACTCGCTGATGCCATCCTATTATCGCATCGAGGGCTTGCGCCAGGTCGGCGCGGCCTGGCAGGACAAGCCGATACTCACGGCGCAGGAGATCGAGGATGTGGTGGCATTCCTGGCCACGTTACGGGAGTAG
- a CDS encoding SoxY-related AACIE arm protein: MLKANRRMVLAGAASLLLVRPSLATPQAMQEAIRALVGEAPIRPGRIKLDISPLVENGNSVSVTLTTDSPMTAADHVAKFALFTEANPQPHVAVFHLGPRSGRAIVTTRMRLATSQAVTALAVMSDGSVWSDRADVIVTLAACVEG; the protein is encoded by the coding sequence ATGCTGAAGGCGAACCGGCGCATGGTGCTGGCGGGCGCGGCCTCGCTGTTGCTGGTGCGGCCGTCTCTGGCCACACCCCAGGCGATGCAGGAAGCGATCCGCGCCCTGGTCGGCGAGGCGCCAATCCGGCCTGGCCGCATCAAGCTGGATATCTCGCCGCTGGTCGAGAATGGTAACAGCGTGTCGGTGACGCTCACTACCGACAGCCCGATGACCGCAGCCGATCATGTGGCGAAATTCGCGCTATTCACCGAGGCCAATCCGCAGCCGCATGTGGCGGTGTTCCATCTCGGGCCGCGCTCGGGCCGCGCCATCGTCACCACGCGGATGCGGCTTGCCACCTCGCAGGCGGTCACCGCCCTGGCGGTGATGAGCGATGGCAGCGTGTGGTCAGACCGCGCCGATGTCATCGTCACGCTCGCCGCCTGCGTGGAGGGTTGA
- the soxZ gene encoding thiosulfate oxidation carrier complex protein SoxZ, translating into MARALINFPRNVKKGEIFEIRTLVSHPMETGYRPGPDGQVAPRDIIRRFTCHYGGEVVFHAEMHQAIAANPFIFFTTVATESAMLSFTWEGDNGFSQTEAIAITVT; encoded by the coding sequence ATGGCCCGCGCGCTGATCAACTTTCCCCGCAATGTGAAGAAGGGCGAGATCTTCGAGATCCGCACCCTGGTGTCGCATCCGATGGAAACCGGCTACCGCCCCGGCCCCGATGGCCAGGTGGCGCCGCGCGACATCATCCGCCGTTTCACCTGCCATTACGGCGGCGAGGTGGTGTTCCACGCCGAGATGCATCAGGCCATCGCCGCCAATCCCTTCATCTTCTTCACCACGGTGGCAACAGAAAGCGCCATGCTCAGCTTCACCTGGGAAGGCGATAACGGCTTCAGCCAGACCGAGGCCATCGCGATCACTGTTACATGA
- the soxA gene encoding sulfur oxidation c-type cytochrome SoxA produces the protein MKRFAWLLLLATPAIAGDIPLSERRSGFDFMTAETQAMQRDDTLNPGMLWVLEGEALWRQGNKPCASCHAEGSMQGVAARYPAYDEKTQQPIDLAGRINRCRSENQGQAAYAPESRPLLSLAAYIGQQSRGLPMAPPEDPRLTPFIERGKAAFERRIGQLNFSCAQCHEQNWGQKLGGSPIPQGHANGYPIYRLEWQGLGSLQRRLRNCMIGVRAEPHAFGAPELVELELYLAQRAKGMAVETPAVRP, from the coding sequence ATGAAGCGTTTTGCCTGGCTGCTGCTGTTAGCCACGCCGGCCATTGCTGGCGATATTCCTTTGTCCGAACGCCGCTCCGGCTTTGATTTCATGACCGCCGAGACCCAGGCGATGCAGCGCGACGACACGCTCAATCCCGGCATGCTCTGGGTGCTGGAAGGCGAAGCGCTATGGCGCCAAGGCAATAAGCCCTGCGCTTCCTGCCATGCGGAAGGCAGCATGCAGGGCGTGGCGGCACGCTATCCGGCCTATGATGAGAAAACACAGCAGCCCATCGACCTGGCTGGCCGGATCAATCGCTGCCGCAGCGAGAATCAGGGCCAGGCGGCCTATGCCCCGGAAAGCCGGCCACTCCTCAGTCTTGCCGCCTATATCGGCCAGCAATCGCGCGGCCTGCCGATGGCGCCCCCCGAAGATCCCCGGCTCACACCTTTCATCGAGCGTGGCAAGGCGGCGTTCGAGCGCCGCATCGGGCAGCTCAATTTCTCCTGCGCGCAATGCCATGAGCAGAATTGGGGCCAGAAGCTCGGCGGCAGCCCGATACCCCAGGGCCATGCCAATGGCTATCCGATCTACCGCCTGGAATGGCAGGGGCTGGGATCGTTGCAGCGCCGGCTGCGCAATTGCATGATCGGCGTGCGCGCCGAACCCCATGCCTTCGGGGCGCCGGAACTGGTGGAGCTGGAGCTGTATCTTGCCCAGCGCGCCAAGGGCATGGCGGTGGAAACCCCGGCGGTGAGGCCCTGA
- a CDS encoding alpha/beta fold hydrolase — MRDITELGPSPFLKGFRLADVPVSEEITLRAAISGSGPPLLLLHGHPQTHATWHKIAPALAERYTVVAADLRGYGDSSKPEGGERQINYAKRAMAADQVALMRLLGFGRFAVVGHDRGARVAHRMALDWPEAVERLALFDIAPTATMYARTDKAFATRYFWWFFLIQPAPFPETLILNDPAFFLRHHLNGQSKTPGATSEAIFAEYLRCYQRPETIRAICEDYRAAAGIDLEHDAADADKRVTAPLLALWGGKGTVGALYDVLQTWRDKALDVRGRPLDCGHTLQEEAPEATLAALLDFLSGETR, encoded by the coding sequence TTGCGTGACATTACCGAACTTGGCCCATCGCCCTTCCTGAAAGGCTTCCGTCTCGCCGATGTGCCGGTGAGTGAGGAGATCACCTTGCGTGCCGCCATTAGCGGTTCGGGTCCGCCCCTGCTGCTGCTGCATGGCCATCCGCAGACCCATGCCACCTGGCACAAGATCGCGCCGGCCCTGGCCGAGCGTTATACCGTGGTCGCCGCCGACCTGCGCGGCTATGGCGATTCATCCAAGCCCGAGGGCGGCGAACGGCAGATCAATTATGCCAAGCGCGCCATGGCCGCCGACCAGGTGGCGCTGATGCGGCTTTTGGGTTTCGGTCGTTTCGCCGTTGTGGGCCATGATCGCGGCGCCCGCGTGGCGCACCGCATGGCGCTGGATTGGCCGGAGGCCGTGGAACGGCTGGCTTTGTTCGATATCGCTCCCACCGCCACCATGTATGCCCGCACCGACAAGGCTTTCGCCACGCGGTATTTCTGGTGGTTCTTCCTGATCCAGCCGGCGCCGTTCCCGGAAACCCTGATCCTCAATGATCCGGCCTTCTTCCTGCGCCATCATCTCAACGGCCAGAGCAAGACGCCGGGCGCCACGTCCGAAGCCATCTTCGCCGAATACCTGCGCTGTTATCAGCGGCCCGAAACCATCCGTGCCATCTGCGAGGATTACCGCGCCGCCGCCGGCATCGACCTCGAGCATGACGCCGCCGATGCCGACAAGCGCGTCACCGCGCCGCTGCTGGCCCTGTGGGGCGGCAAGGGCACGGTCGGCGCACTCTATGATGTGCTGCAAACCTGGCGCGACAAGGCGCTGGATGTGCGCGGCAGGCCGCTCGATTGCGGCCATACCTTGCAGGAAGAAGCGCCGGAAGCGACACTGGCGGCGCTGCTGGACTTTCTGAGTGGGGAAACGCGATGA
- a CDS encoding glutathione S-transferase family protein — MKFYDLKNGMNPRRVRIFMAEKGIKLETVVLDMEAGDNRTPEFLAKNPLGTLPLLELDDGTILTESLAICRYLEELQPEPPLFGTTMLERAQVEMWTRRLEHEVAIPATNVFRHIHPYWVGRAEQYGDYGQFSQQYLAARMAWLDEELAGKEYFVGDRYSIADITGQCAFLLARACKQAIPAELQNLTAWYGRVTSRPTARA, encoded by the coding sequence ATGAAATTCTACGATCTCAAGAACGGCATGAATCCGCGCCGGGTGCGCATCTTCATGGCCGAGAAGGGCATCAAGCTCGAGACCGTGGTGCTCGACATGGAGGCCGGCGACAACCGCACACCGGAATTCCTGGCGAAGAATCCGCTTGGCACCCTGCCGTTGCTGGAACTGGATGATGGCACGATCCTGACGGAATCGCTGGCGATCTGCCGCTATCTCGAGGAATTGCAGCCCGAGCCGCCACTGTTCGGCACCACCATGCTGGAGCGTGCCCAGGTCGAGATGTGGACGCGGCGGCTGGAACATGAAGTGGCGATCCCGGCTACCAACGTGTTCCGCCACATTCACCCCTACTGGGTTGGCCGCGCCGAGCAATATGGCGATTACGGCCAGTTCAGCCAGCAATACTTGGCGGCCCGCATGGCCTGGCTGGATGAGGAGCTGGCCGGCAAAGAATACTTTGTCGGCGACCGCTACAGCATCGCCGATATCACCGGGCAATGCGCCTTCCTGCTGGCGCGTGCCTGCAAGCAGGCAATCCCGGCGGAGCTGCAGAATCTCACCGCATGGTATGGCCGTGTCACCAGCCGGCCGACGGCCCGGGCCTGA
- a CDS encoding SDR family NAD(P)-dependent oxidoreductase, translated as MDFPHANFAGQSILISGATSGIGRATALAFARRGARLTLGGRDAARGENIRAACAALGVEAQFLLNDVKDVAAPEALVQAALSRFGRLDVAFNNAGAQEKRALLAEQSLEVYEHILDTNLRAVFLALQAQVKAMLAQPKREGAQGTGVIINTASVSGVRNSNTGLSVYSASKAALLSLTRSAALEYGPQGIRINAVSPGRVKTPMMLASGIADMKAVADGLPIRRMGEPEEVAEAVVWLASDAAGYMVGHNLCLDGGFLAS; from the coding sequence ATGGATTTCCCCCATGCAAATTTTGCTGGACAAAGCATTCTTATTTCCGGCGCCACTTCCGGTATTGGCCGCGCCACCGCGCTGGCCTTCGCCCGGCGTGGCGCGCGGCTCACCCTGGGCGGCCGCGATGCGGCGCGCGGCGAAAATATACGGGCTGCCTGCGCGGCCCTGGGTGTCGAAGCCCAGTTCCTGCTCAACGATGTGAAGGATGTGGCTGCGCCAGAGGCGCTGGTGCAGGCGGCGCTTTCGCGTTTCGGCCGGCTGGACGTGGCGTTCAACAATGCCGGTGCACAGGAAAAGCGCGCCCTGCTTGCCGAGCAGTCGCTGGAAGTCTACGAGCATATCCTGGATACCAATCTGCGCGCCGTGTTCCTGGCGCTGCAGGCGCAGGTGAAGGCGATGCTGGCACAGCCGAAGCGCGAGGGCGCCCAAGGGACCGGTGTGATCATCAACACCGCCTCGGTCAGCGGCGTGCGCAATTCCAATACGGGCCTGAGCGTTTATTCGGCGTCGAAGGCGGCTTTGCTGTCGCTGACCCGCTCTGCGGCGCTGGAATATGGCCCCCAGGGCATCCGCATCAACGCCGTATCGCCTGGTCGGGTGAAGACGCCGATGATGCTGGCCTCCGGCATCGCCGACATGAAGGCCGTGGCCGATGGCCTGCCGATCCGCCGCATGGGCGAGCCGGAGGAAGTGGCGGAAGCCGTCGTGTGGCTGGCGAGCGATGCAGCCGGCTACATGGTCGGCCACAATCTCTGCCTCGACGGCGGCTTCCTCGCTTCCTGA
- a CDS encoding TRAP transporter large permease yields MTGLTIFIVFAFLMTVGVPIGVALLLGGAIGIGFGNLGWMSIPNNFYPTVAKYPLLALPMFVLVGVIFDRSGVAQRLVTFAQAVIGRGPGMLPVVAITVAMIFGGISGSGPASAAAVGGVMLAAMARAGYPAPFSASVIGAAAATDILIPPSIAFIVYSVLVPGASVPALFAAGIVPGIMAGLALMIPAIWLSRKHGFGAKEREQPRPPFFSSLLQASWGLAAPVLILGGMRAGWFTPTEAAVVAVFYGLFVGMVVHRTIKVKDIGPILVEAAETAGIILIILGLASVFAYAVSTLGIIDPIAKAITTSGMGSTMTLAIIVVILLAAGMVLDGVSIFLIFIPILMPLMRAFAWDPVWFGVLLTYMVAIGQFTPPMAVNLMVASRLAGISIEKTVPWVMWFVLAMMLLLVSFIIYPPLITWLPKYLGY; encoded by the coding sequence ATGACCGGCCTTACCATCTTCATCGTTTTCGCCTTCCTGATGACCGTGGGGGTACCGATCGGCGTCGCCCTGCTGCTCGGCGGTGCCATCGGCATCGGCTTCGGCAATCTCGGCTGGATGTCGATTCCGAACAACTTCTATCCCACGGTGGCGAAATATCCGCTGCTGGCGCTGCCGATGTTTGTGCTGGTGGGCGTGATCTTCGACCGCTCTGGCGTGGCGCAGCGCCTTGTCACCTTCGCCCAGGCGGTGATCGGGCGCGGCCCCGGCATGCTGCCGGTGGTGGCGATCACCGTGGCGATGATCTTCGGCGGCATTTCCGGCTCCGGCCCGGCTTCCGCCGCCGCCGTCGGCGGCGTGATGCTGGCGGCAATGGCGCGCGCCGGCTATCCGGCGCCGTTCTCGGCCAGCGTGATCGGCGCGGCGGCGGCCACCGATATCCTGATTCCGCCTTCCATCGCCTTCATCGTCTATTCCGTGCTGGTGCCGGGCGCCTCGGTGCCGGCCTTGTTCGCCGCCGGCATCGTGCCCGGCATCATGGCCGGCCTGGCGCTGATGATCCCGGCTATCTGGCTGTCGCGCAAGCATGGCTTTGGCGCCAAGGAACGCGAACAGCCGCGCCCGCCCTTCTTCTCCTCGCTGCTGCAGGCGAGCTGGGGCCTGGCGGCGCCGGTGCTGATCCTCGGCGGCATGCGTGCCGGCTGGTTCACACCGACCGAAGCCGCTGTGGTGGCGGTGTTCTACGGCCTGTTCGTCGGCATGGTGGTGCATCGCACGATCAAGGTGAAGGATATCGGCCCGATCCTGGTGGAAGCGGCGGAAACCGCCGGCATCATTCTGATCATCCTCGGGCTGGCCTCGGTCTTCGCCTATGCCGTCTCGACGCTGGGCATCATCGACCCCATCGCCAAGGCGATCACCACCAGCGGCATGGGCAGCACCATGACCCTGGCGATCATTGTGGTGATCCTGCTGGCCGCCGGCATGGTGCTGGACGGCGTGTCGATCTTCCTGATCTTCATTCCGATCCTGATGCCGCTGATGCGGGCCTTCGCCTGGGATCCGGTGTGGTTCGGCGTGCTGCTCACCTACATGGTGGCGATCGGCCAGTTCACGCCGCCGATGGCGGTGAACCTGATGGTCGCCTCAAGGCTGGCCGGCATCTCGATCGAGAAGACGGTGCCCTGGGTGATGTGGTTCGTGCTGGCGATGATGCTGCTGCTGGTATCGTTCATCATCTACCCGCCGCTGATCACCTGGCTGCCGAAGTATCTCGGCTACTAG
- a CDS encoding TRAP transporter small permease: MTSPSDQKPAPLDPPPVDNALRWEDWIGATSMGLLAIITMANVVARYFTDQSFAWTEEISTGLMVTLTLAAGAAAVARDRHIRIEFLLLSGSAARRKLLALLSSLCTAIAFGLLTGFGCRFAYDDYRFDVTSPGIGLPQWWFSIWLPLLALAVTLRAAQLFIKQWRQS, encoded by the coding sequence GTGACAAGCCCAAGCGATCAAAAACCCGCCCCGCTCGATCCACCGCCGGTCGACAATGCGCTGCGCTGGGAAGACTGGATCGGCGCCACTTCCATGGGCCTGCTCGCCATCATCACCATGGCCAATGTGGTGGCGCGCTATTTCACCGACCAGTCCTTCGCCTGGACCGAGGAAATCTCCACCGGCCTGATGGTGACCCTGACGCTGGCCGCCGGCGCCGCCGCCGTGGCGCGCGACCGCCATATCCGTATCGAATTCCTGCTGCTCTCCGGCTCGGCAGCGCGGCGCAAGCTGCTGGCGCTGCTGTCCTCGCTGTGCACCGCCATCGCCTTCGGCCTGCTCACCGGTTTCGGCTGCCGCTTTGCCTATGACGATTACCGCTTCGATGTCACCTCGCCGGGCATCGGTCTGCCGCAATGGTGGTTCAGCATCTGGCTGCCGCTGCTTGCTCTGGCCGTGACGCTCCGCGCCGCGCAACTCTTCATCAAGCAGTGGCGGCAGTCATGA
- a CDS encoding DctP family TRAP transporter solute-binding subunit, whose protein sequence is MKFNRRTLLKTGAAGFGLIAAPALVGLRPAWAQANYKPEYKLSTVVGLPFPWGQGGEILGNLVRERTEGRINIKMYPGAALVSGDQTREFTAMRQGVIDLAIGSTINWSPQIKQLNLFSLPFLAQDHAGIDAMVQGPVGKEIMGLVEKSGVVALAWGENGFREVTNSKREIRTPADMKGLKFRVVGSPIFNDTFTALGANPTQMSWADAQPALASGAVEGQENPLHIFTAAKLHNLAQKFVTRWGYVADPLIFAANKDVFDSWSAKDRDIVRQAALDAGKQEIAIARKGLVPGDQSLVEEVKGFGVTVTELSAAEKDAFKAAVKPVFEKWTKEIGPDLVKRAEDAVAARKKA, encoded by the coding sequence ATGAAGTTTAACCGTCGCACCCTGCTCAAGACCGGCGCCGCCGGCTTCGGCCTCATTGCCGCGCCGGCCCTGGTGGGTCTGCGTCCGGCCTGGGCGCAAGCCAATTACAAGCCGGAATACAAGCTCTCGACCGTGGTCGGCCTGCCCTTCCCCTGGGGCCAGGGCGGCGAGATCCTCGGCAACCTGGTGCGTGAGCGCACCGAGGGCCGCATCAATATCAAGATGTATCCGGGCGCTGCCCTGGTCAGCGGCGACCAGACCCGCGAATTCACCGCCATGCGCCAGGGCGTGATCGACCTCGCCATCGGCTCGACCATCAACTGGTCGCCGCAGATCAAACAGCTCAACCTGTTCTCGCTGCCCTTCCTGGCGCAGGACCATGCCGGCATCGACGCCATGGTGCAGGGTCCGGTCGGCAAGGAGATCATGGGCCTGGTGGAGAAGTCCGGCGTTGTGGCGCTGGCCTGGGGCGAGAACGGCTTCCGCGAAGTGACCAATTCGAAGCGTGAGATCCGCACCCCCGCCGACATGAAGGGCCTGAAGTTCCGCGTTGTCGGTTCGCCGATCTTCAACGACACCTTCACCGCGCTGGGCGCCAACCCGACCCAGATGAGCTGGGCCGATGCGCAGCCGGCGCTGGCTTCGGGCGCCGTAGAAGGCCAGGAAAACCCGCTGCATATCTTCACTGCCGCGAAGCTGCATAACCTGGCGCAGAAGTTCGTCACCCGCTGGGGCTATGTCGCCGATCCGCTGATCTTCGCCGCCAACAAGGATGTGTTCGATTCCTGGTCGGCCAAGGACCGCGACATCGTGCGCCAGGCGGCGCTGGATGCCGGCAAGCAGGAAATCGCCATCGCCCGCAAGGGCCTGGTGCCGGGCGACCAGTCGCTGGTCGAGGAGGTGAAGGGCTTCGGCGTCACCGTCACCGAACTCTCGGCGGCCGAGAAGGATGCCTTCAAGGCGGCGGTGAAGCCGGTGTTCGAGAAGTGGACCAAGGAAATCGGCCCCGACCTGGTGAAGCGGGCCGAGGATGCCGTGGCCGCGCGCAAGAAGGCCTGA
- a CDS encoding alpha-ketoacid dehydrogenase subunit beta → MAVMTYAAAAAESLGAMMRQDQTVVALGEDIGRGGIFGQYRGLQQEFGPERVIDTPISEATIVGAAVGMALTGLKPVVEMRVVDFALCAMDEIVNQAAKNRFMFGGQGRVPAVIRMPIGIWSASAAQHSQSLEAWFAHVPGLVVIAPATPQDNYSLLRAAINCGDPVTYFEHKELWGLEGEVDTSAPAELGRAAIRREGRDVTIVSWSRAVHWSLQAADALAADGISAEVIDLRTLWPWDREAVFASAKKTGRVLIAHEAVQVAGFGAEIAATLAEAGTAKVARLGGQRLPVGYAPLLEAEVRVTPERIAARARDLCKP, encoded by the coding sequence ATGGCTGTGATGACCTACGCCGCCGCCGCCGCCGAGAGCCTCGGCGCCATGATGCGGCAGGATCAGACCGTGGTCGCTTTGGGTGAGGATATCGGCCGTGGCGGCATTTTCGGCCAGTATCGTGGCCTGCAGCAGGAATTCGGGCCGGAGCGGGTGATCGACACGCCGATCTCGGAGGCCACCATCGTCGGCGCCGCTGTCGGCATGGCGCTGACCGGCCTGAAGCCAGTGGTCGAGATGCGGGTGGTGGATTTCGCGCTCTGCGCCATGGACGAGATCGTGAACCAGGCGGCGAAGAACCGCTTCATGTTCGGCGGCCAGGGCCGCGTGCCCGCCGTGATCCGCATGCCCATCGGCATCTGGAGCGCTTCCGCCGCGCAGCATTCGCAGTCGCTGGAAGCCTGGTTCGCCCATGTGCCGGGGCTGGTGGTGATCGCGCCGGCAACACCGCAGGACAACTACTCCCTGCTGCGCGCCGCGATCAATTGCGGCGACCCCGTCACTTATTTCGAGCATAAGGAACTCTGGGGCCTGGAAGGCGAGGTGGACACGTCCGCGCCCGCCGAATTAGGCCGCGCCGCGATCCGCCGCGAGGGCCGAGACGTCACCATCGTGAGCTGGAGCCGCGCCGTGCATTGGTCGCTGCAAGCCGCCGACGCGCTGGCTGCCGACGGTATCTCGGCCGAGGTGATCGACCTGCGCACGCTCTGGCCTTGGGACCGCGAAGCGGTGTTCGCTTCTGCGAAAAAGACCGGCCGGGTTTTGATCGCCCATGAAGCCGTGCAGGTGGCCGGCTTCGGCGCCGAAATCGCCGCCACCCTGGCCGAGGCCGGCACGGCGAAGGTCGCCAGGCTGGGCGGGCAGCGCCTGCCGGTGGGCTACGCGCCGCTGCTGGAGGCGGAGGTGCGGGTGACGCCCGAGCGCATCGCCGCAAGGGCACGGGATTTGTGCAAGCCGTAA